AACAATCTGGTCAACATTCTTGCCTCAGCGCTCGGCACGATTGTGGGTATGCGGCTATACGGCGACGCTGGCGTGGCGATCGCTACCGGCGTACTGACTTTCGTCGTACTGGTATTCGCCGAAGTCCTGCCCAAAACTATCGCTGCGCTCTATCCAGAAAAAGTGGCCTATCCCAGCAGTTTCCTGCTTGCCCCGTTGCAGATACTGATGATGCCGCTGGTCTGGCTGCTTAATACTATTACCCGTCTGTTAATGCGTCTGATGGGAATTAAGGCGGACATTGTGGTCAGCGGATCGCTAAGCAAAGAGGAGTTACGCACTATCGTGCATGAATCCCGTTCGCAAATTTCCCGCCGCAATCAGGATATGTTGCTGTCAGTGCTGGATCTGGAAAAGGTCAGCGTGGATGACATTATGGTGCCGCGTAATGAAATTATTGGGATTGATATTAATGATGACTGGAAGTCTATCGAGAGACAGCTTACCCACTCGCCGCACGGGCGCATTGTGCTCTATCGCGACTCGCTGGACGACGCCATCAGTATGCTGCGCGTGCGTGAAGCCTGGCGGTTAATGGCCGAAAAAAAAGAGTTCACCAAAGAAATGATGCTGCGTGCAGCCGATGAAATCTACTACGTCCCGGA
The Salmonella bongori NCTC 12419 DNA segment above includes these coding regions:
- a CDS encoding HlyC/CorC family transporter, with protein sequence MEHISTTTLIITLIIMVVISAYFSGSETGMMTLNRYRLRHMAKQGNRSAKRVEKLLRKPDRLISLVLIGNNLVNILASALGTIVGMRLYGDAGVAIATGVLTFVVLVFAEVLPKTIAALYPEKVAYPSSFLLAPLQILMMPLVWLLNTITRLLMRLMGIKADIVVSGSLSKEELRTIVHESRSQISRRNQDMLLSVLDLEKVSVDDIMVPRNEIIGIDINDDWKSIERQLTHSPHGRIVLYRDSLDDAISMLRVREAWRLMAEKKEFTKEMMLRAADEIYYVPEGTPLSTQLIKFQRNKKKVGLVVNEYGDIQGLVTVEDILEEIVGDFTTSMSPTLAEEVTPQNDGSVIIDGTANVREINKAFNWHLPEDDARTVNGVILEALEEIPIAGTRVRIDQYDIDILDVQENMIKQVKVIPVKPLRESVAE